The proteins below come from a single Asanoa ferruginea genomic window:
- a CDS encoding DUF5925 domain-containing protein, which translates to MRIPRQIPFELGAPGVAPESVLPVVLTFDDSDSPRDVIDALALTAFVAGHQPHSTTRDLTDVRPDATLLPAGVTALRESISTTEHARLAAGEGWTLRSVHWPRQKSAQISVTAVTAELVAEIIDRAVEGMTEEPAPVEDSVQMGFWYAGAQGPQRHPRSITAGSWADIRANYAGVAAASFDRLVKVDRESVHGRLLLLHGPPGTGKTTVLRALAREWHEWCQFDCVLDPEALFSSPAYLMEVALSSSGDCRCPDKRHDKWRLLLLEDCDELIRAEAKDNTGQALSRLLNLTDGLLGQGRKVLVAITTNEDLARLHPAVVRPGRCLARVEVPALPFGEASAWLGSSAGVPAGGATLAELYALREGYGGTEEREPVATGLYL; encoded by the coding sequence GTGCGTATCCCGCGGCAGATCCCGTTCGAGCTCGGCGCCCCCGGCGTCGCGCCGGAGTCGGTGCTGCCCGTCGTGCTCACCTTCGACGACTCCGACTCTCCTCGTGACGTCATCGACGCGCTCGCGCTGACCGCGTTCGTCGCCGGCCACCAGCCGCACTCGACGACCCGCGACCTGACCGACGTGCGTCCCGACGCCACCCTGCTTCCGGCCGGCGTCACCGCGCTGCGCGAGAGCATCAGCACCACCGAGCACGCCCGGCTGGCCGCCGGCGAGGGCTGGACCCTGCGGTCCGTGCACTGGCCACGGCAGAAGAGCGCACAGATCTCGGTCACCGCCGTCACGGCCGAGCTGGTCGCCGAGATCATCGACCGTGCTGTCGAGGGGATGACCGAGGAGCCCGCGCCGGTTGAAGACTCGGTCCAGATGGGCTTCTGGTATGCGGGAGCCCAGGGCCCGCAGCGTCACCCGCGGTCGATCACGGCGGGTTCCTGGGCCGACATCCGGGCCAACTACGCCGGGGTGGCGGCGGCCAGCTTCGACCGTCTCGTGAAGGTCGACCGCGAGTCCGTCCACGGCCGGCTGTTGCTGTTGCACGGCCCGCCCGGCACCGGCAAGACCACGGTGCTGCGGGCCCTCGCTCGCGAGTGGCACGAGTGGTGCCAGTTCGACTGCGTGCTCGACCCGGAGGCGCTGTTCTCCAGCCCGGCCTACCTGATGGAGGTCGCCCTCAGCAGCTCCGGTGACTGCCGGTGCCCCGACAAGCGGCACGACAAGTGGCGACTGTTGCTACTGGAAGACTGCGACGAGCTGATCCGCGCCGAGGCCAAGGACAACACCGGCCAGGCGCTCTCGCGGCTGCTCAACCTCACCGACGGCCTCCTCGGTCAGGGCCGCAAGGTGCTGGTGGCGATCACGACCAACGAAGACCTCGCCCGCCTGCACCCGGCCGTCGTGCGTCCCGGGCGGTGCCTGGCCCGCGTCGAGGTGCCGGCGCTGCCGTTCGGTGAGGCCAGCGCCTGGCTCGGCAGCTCGGCAGGGGTGCCCGCGGGCGGCGCCACCCTGGCCGAGCTCTACGCACTGCGCGAGGGCTACGGCGGCACGGAAGAACGCGAGCCGGTCGCCACCGGTCTATACCTCTAG
- a CDS encoding HNH endonuclease family protein — protein MVRTLRAAIAVAATTVATLAVTLVATPAQATPPNIPSYATAVSRLNSLTVAAESHGSTYNRDLFPHWITITGACNTREQVLKRDGSGVVVNSSCAATSGSWYSPYDGATWTAASDVDIDHMVPLAEAWASGAWSWTTARRQTYANDLGGPELWAVTDNVNQSKSDQDPATWQPSLASFRCTYARAWIQVKYFYSLSVDSAEKSALNGMLATC, from the coding sequence ATGGTCCGCACCCTCAGGGCCGCCATCGCCGTGGCAGCCACCACCGTGGCCACCCTCGCCGTCACCCTCGTCGCCACGCCCGCGCAGGCGACCCCGCCGAACATCCCTTCCTACGCCACCGCGGTCAGCCGGCTCAACTCGCTCACCGTCGCCGCCGAGTCGCACGGCTCGACCTACAACCGTGACCTGTTCCCGCACTGGATCACCATCACCGGCGCCTGCAACACCCGCGAACAGGTCCTCAAGCGCGACGGCTCCGGCGTCGTGGTCAACAGCAGCTGCGCCGCCACCTCCGGCAGCTGGTACAGCCCTTATGACGGCGCCACCTGGACCGCCGCGTCCGACGTCGACATCGATCACATGGTGCCGCTCGCCGAAGCCTGGGCCTCCGGCGCCTGGTCCTGGACCACGGCCCGCCGCCAGACCTACGCCAACGACCTCGGCGGACCCGAACTGTGGGCCGTCACCGACAACGTCAACCAGTCCAAGAGCGACCAGGACCCCGCCACCTGGCAACCATCGCTGGCTTCGTTCCGCTGCACCTACGCCCGCGCCTGGATCCAGGTCAAATACTTCTACAGCCTCTCCGTCGACAGCGCGGAAAAGTCTGCCTTGAACGGCATGCTGGCCACCTGCTGA
- a CDS encoding SRPBCC domain-containing protein: MTTAPLLTFDLDRTYPAPPERVWAAWTRADLLERWVLPDPDWRLSSCEVDAREGGGYRLSFGPRPEGDAYTEKATFSVFEPVRRLVLDVLTEGEDMAERSRCTVLFLPVEGGTRLELTVEGLSGVTTIEHLRVGWQWCLDGIAAQLGAAA, translated from the coding sequence GTGACCACCGCTCCGCTCCTGACGTTCGACCTCGACCGCACCTACCCGGCGCCGCCCGAGCGGGTGTGGGCCGCCTGGACCCGCGCCGACCTGCTGGAGCGCTGGGTCCTGCCCGACCCGGACTGGCGGCTGTCGAGCTGTGAGGTCGACGCCCGCGAGGGCGGGGGCTACCGGCTGAGCTTCGGCCCCCGACCGGAGGGCGACGCGTACACCGAAAAGGCGACCTTCTCGGTCTTCGAGCCGGTGCGGCGGCTCGTGCTCGACGTGCTGACCGAGGGGGAGGACATGGCTGAACGGTCGCGCTGCACGGTGCTGTTCCTGCCGGTCGAGGGCGGGACCCGGCTGGAGCTCACGGTCGAGGGACTGTCGGGCGTGACGACGATCGAGCACCTGCGGGTGGGCTGGCAGTGGTGCCTGGACGGCATCGCCGCGCAGCTCGGTGCCGCGGCATGA
- a CDS encoding alpha/beta fold hydrolase produces MTRRQVRRDGVTLSYLDGGTGDDVIVLLHGLAGSGQEMAPTAEALIPDYRVIAMDQRGHGHSTRRPTDLSRRAYVEDVVAVVEKVSSDGPVTIVGQSMGGHTAMLFAAWHADLVHRLVLLEAGVGGGEDDYPARLGDWFASWPVPFADLESATDFLGSTPIAQAWLRDLDRRTDGLWPRFEPEVMRATIAAVADSARWDEWQRIKVPTLLVQGENGTMAATEVQRMLSLRPDVSHVVIPDAGHDAHLEQPAAWVHALRTFQAMA; encoded by the coding sequence CTGACAAGACGGCAAGTCCGCCGCGACGGCGTAACCCTGTCCTATCTCGACGGTGGAACGGGCGACGACGTGATCGTCCTGTTGCACGGCCTGGCCGGCAGCGGACAGGAAATGGCGCCGACGGCCGAGGCGCTGATACCGGACTACCGCGTCATCGCGATGGACCAGCGCGGACATGGTCATTCAACCCGAAGACCGACGGACCTTTCCCGCCGGGCGTACGTCGAGGACGTGGTCGCCGTCGTCGAGAAGGTCTCTAGCGATGGCCCGGTGACGATCGTGGGTCAGTCGATGGGCGGGCACACCGCGATGCTGTTCGCGGCCTGGCATGCCGACCTCGTGCACCGGCTGGTGTTGCTGGAAGCCGGTGTGGGTGGAGGCGAGGACGACTACCCGGCCAGGCTCGGTGACTGGTTCGCGTCGTGGCCGGTGCCGTTCGCCGATCTCGAGAGCGCGACCGATTTCCTCGGCTCCACCCCGATCGCCCAGGCCTGGCTGCGAGACCTCGACCGACGCACCGACGGGCTCTGGCCGCGATTCGAGCCAGAGGTCATGCGGGCCACCATCGCGGCCGTCGCGGACAGCGCGCGTTGGGACGAGTGGCAGCGGATAAAGGTGCCGACCTTGCTGGTGCAGGGCGAGAACGGCACCATGGCCGCCACTGAGGTGCAGCGCATGCTGTCACTACGCCCCGATGTCAGCCACGTCGTCATTCCCGACGCCGGCCACGACGCGCACCTGGAACAGCCAGCTGCCTGGGTGCACGCGCTACGGACGTTCCAGGCCATGGCCTGA
- a CDS encoding LysR family transcriptional regulator has translation MDLRELRLFLVLSEELHFGRAAARLGLTTSRVSQTVRTLERKLGGQRLFRRTSRVVELTDTGRALRAELAPAVAGLDRVLRTAAFRGGGPGVVRVGLLNAASGVDVLSRAIERFEATYPGATVRLSTTPFDDRLGPLRRREVDLVVARLPLDEPDIVVGPVLSHADQRVVMLGRTHPLADRADLSIEDLAGHDIRRPYGLTAQQAEATCPARTPSGRPIRFVDAPVDDNAELLYLLARGRLVHATVAPFAAHFQHPDVVAIPLRDLPPSTCALVGLRDVADPNRDALLDMVEELPERC, from the coding sequence GTGGACTTGCGAGAGCTGCGCCTGTTCCTCGTTCTCTCGGAGGAACTGCACTTCGGGCGCGCCGCCGCACGCCTCGGCCTCACCACCTCACGCGTCAGCCAGACCGTGCGAACGCTCGAACGGAAGCTGGGCGGTCAACGGCTGTTCCGCCGCACGAGCCGCGTGGTCGAGCTGACCGACACCGGCCGGGCACTGCGCGCCGAGCTCGCTCCTGCGGTCGCCGGCCTCGACCGGGTGCTGCGGACAGCCGCGTTTCGGGGCGGTGGGCCAGGTGTGGTTCGCGTGGGCCTGCTGAACGCCGCCTCCGGGGTCGACGTTTTGAGCCGGGCCATCGAGCGCTTCGAGGCGACGTACCCCGGTGCCACGGTGCGGCTGAGCACGACGCCGTTCGACGATCGCCTCGGTCCCCTCCGCCGTCGCGAGGTCGATCTCGTCGTGGCGCGCCTGCCCCTCGACGAGCCGGACATCGTCGTCGGCCCGGTCCTGAGCCACGCCGACCAGCGCGTGGTGATGCTCGGCCGGACCCATCCGCTGGCCGACCGCGCCGACCTGTCCATCGAGGACCTCGCAGGCCACGACATCCGGCGACCCTACGGACTCACCGCGCAGCAGGCCGAAGCGACCTGCCCGGCCAGGACGCCCTCCGGGCGGCCGATCCGGTTCGTCGACGCGCCGGTCGACGACAATGCCGAGCTCCTCTACCTCCTCGCGCGGGGCCGTCTCGTGCACGCGACGGTGGCGCCATTCGCGGCGCATTTCCAGCACCCCGATGTGGTCGCCATCCCGCTGCGTGACCTGCCACCGTCCACGTGCGCACTAGTCGGCCTGCGAGACGTCGCAGACCCGAACCGCGACGCCCTGCTCGACATGGTCGAGGAGCTTCCGGAACGGTGCTGA
- a CDS encoding alpha/beta fold hydrolase, which produces MPNPTIVLVHGAWADASSWSPVASLLRGHGFSVLAPPNLLRGVHTDGPYLASFLAQRTTGPVVLVGHSYGGVVITNAATAGGDVRALVYVNAFIPDEGETVFSILGGSGSAIAVADPTTVFDIAGYPGAPEGDADVYLKAETVHSAFAQDLAEADRWLVAEGQRPITLGANATPSGPPAWKTLPSWAVVGTEDRVIPPDTQRRMAERAGATITDVAGSHVSMLSHPKVAFDTIVAAASTVVAD; this is translated from the coding sequence ATGCCGAATCCGACCATCGTCCTCGTGCACGGCGCGTGGGCCGACGCCTCGAGTTGGAGTCCCGTCGCGTCCCTGCTGCGCGGGCACGGATTCAGCGTTCTCGCGCCGCCCAACCTGCTGCGCGGCGTCCACACCGACGGGCCCTACCTCGCCTCGTTCCTTGCCCAGCGGACGACCGGGCCGGTCGTGCTCGTCGGTCACTCCTACGGCGGCGTCGTCATTACCAACGCGGCCACCGCCGGCGGCGACGTGCGCGCGCTGGTCTACGTCAACGCGTTCATCCCCGACGAAGGCGAGACCGTCTTCAGCATCCTGGGCGGATCCGGCTCGGCCATCGCCGTCGCCGACCCGACGACCGTGTTCGACATCGCCGGGTATCCGGGCGCGCCCGAAGGCGACGCCGACGTTTACCTCAAAGCCGAGACCGTCCACAGCGCCTTCGCACAGGACCTGGCGGAAGCCGACCGCTGGCTCGTCGCCGAAGGGCAGCGGCCGATCACCCTCGGCGCCAATGCCACCCCGTCCGGGCCGCCCGCGTGGAAGACCCTGCCGAGCTGGGCCGTCGTCGGCACGGAGGACCGGGTCATCCCGCCCGACACCCAGCGCCGGATGGCCGAGCGGGCCGGAGCCACGATCACCGACGTAGCGGGCTCACACGTCTCCATGCTCTCCCACCCGAAGGTCGCGTTCGACACCATCGTCGCCGCGGCCAGCACTGTCGTCGCCGACTGA
- a CDS encoding ATP-binding protein, whose amino-acid sequence MPDPSVRPGDNGPPADGSSLRIQILGPLKLWRDGAEIDAGPPQQVSLLALLVARVGKPTSTGELVDLIWGEDAPPSAVNIIQKYVGGLRRVLEPGLAAHRRGSLLHRRGTAYLFTARPGMLDLGTFREKVAAAQSAQHPEAALDHYVDALDLWRGPPGGGIVTSARSKPVFAALGDEFHDAAAAAAALAVSLRQPDRVLPALRLATSMAPFREPVQASLIDVLSAAGRHAEALTVFGTVRDRLADELGIDPGPALVAAHRKIPTAQQGSGTTGLVGRTDEIATLGSIVDSALAGGTAIGVVEGEAGVGKTRLLEAAAAAAGQRGALVVWGTCLQGDGTPSMWPWERVLGSIVDSLPAPSRANWLAGELSNLLEPVGDRAPRAIPDSNAHYRLFEQVVAVVGQAAARRPTLLILDDLQWADAASLELLTHLARRLPAGTAIVGAFRDRAPTPGSGLSRLLAAVSRLPGHRRFRLGPLDLAAVAELIRQETGHEASAAVVRSVLARTAGNAFFVRELSRLLGDGGAFVDGSRIPSTVRDVVRDRMGGLDDHTCELLHIAALIGRDVDLGLLARAAGVDAADCLTSLEPLHALGLLETGPDDPFSVRFAHDIVRESVSESTTGQRAILLHLRIADALEATRADDDSGAERLAYHCWAAGPLADAARTAEALVRAGRRAASKLAFDAAGRHLQAAARIARTAGLGDLELSVLTLVAVVARRQSRFDGPTFDLLERAEHLARMRGREADAADFLFIRVMGAYTFMVEHRATLARRMHEQGQASSDPTVRLYGRSAWGLHLWDVGDIGEAVRSFAGDQLAGPDTLTPLRRDGSIPGEGPGWWAVTTALQGDVETAQALVDTWDDPDDPYAVSVWTYYTTMIASLAGDAVTARRAGERWSLAGLDRLNMQIDHYIRQNWCWARALTGDRPADAAAEAEELLTANLLDPPRWGIAYHHGLIAEMWLAAGLPDQAAVALDRAEQALDAVGQRYAEGLLLLLRARLLDARGEPVSAVRTAAQRARAHSAERGAHLFARRAELFLSGLAPSAPPRTPPGSPTGSVRRRSTRS is encoded by the coding sequence GTGCCAGACCCTTCCGTTCGGCCCGGCGACAACGGTCCGCCGGCTGACGGATCGTCCCTCCGAATACAGATCCTCGGCCCACTGAAGCTGTGGCGCGACGGCGCCGAGATCGATGCCGGTCCTCCGCAACAGGTGTCGCTCTTGGCGCTGCTCGTGGCCCGCGTCGGCAAGCCGACCAGCACGGGCGAGCTGGTCGACCTGATCTGGGGTGAAGACGCGCCCCCGAGCGCGGTCAACATCATCCAGAAGTACGTCGGAGGGCTACGCCGGGTTCTCGAGCCGGGACTCGCGGCCCACCGCAGGGGATCCCTGCTCCACCGGCGTGGCACCGCCTACCTGTTCACCGCTCGTCCCGGGATGCTGGACCTTGGCACCTTCCGCGAGAAGGTCGCCGCGGCGCAGTCCGCGCAGCACCCCGAAGCGGCGCTCGACCACTACGTCGACGCTCTCGACCTGTGGCGTGGCCCGCCTGGCGGCGGAATCGTCACCAGCGCCAGGTCGAAGCCGGTCTTCGCCGCACTCGGCGACGAGTTCCACGACGCGGCCGCGGCCGCGGCCGCGCTCGCGGTGTCGCTGCGCCAACCGGATCGGGTCCTGCCCGCGTTGCGCCTGGCGACGTCGATGGCGCCGTTCCGGGAACCGGTGCAGGCCAGCCTCATCGACGTCCTGAGCGCCGCCGGGCGCCACGCGGAGGCGCTGACCGTCTTCGGCACCGTCCGCGACCGCCTGGCCGACGAACTCGGGATCGACCCCGGCCCGGCGTTGGTCGCCGCACACCGGAAGATCCCGACGGCCCAGCAGGGGAGTGGGACGACCGGCCTGGTCGGCCGCACCGACGAGATCGCGACGCTCGGGAGCATCGTGGACAGCGCGCTCGCCGGCGGCACGGCGATCGGCGTCGTCGAGGGCGAAGCGGGCGTCGGCAAGACCCGCCTGTTGGAGGCGGCGGCCGCCGCGGCGGGCCAGCGCGGTGCGCTCGTCGTCTGGGGAACCTGCCTGCAAGGCGACGGGACCCCGTCGATGTGGCCGTGGGAAAGGGTGCTGGGCTCAATCGTCGACAGCCTGCCAGCGCCGTCGCGGGCGAACTGGCTCGCCGGCGAGCTGAGCAACCTGCTCGAACCGGTCGGCGACCGCGCACCGCGTGCCATTCCCGACAGCAACGCCCACTACCGGCTGTTCGAACAGGTCGTCGCCGTTGTCGGCCAGGCCGCGGCGCGACGACCGACGCTGCTGATTCTCGACGATCTCCAATGGGCCGACGCCGCTTCGCTCGAGTTGCTCACCCACCTGGCCCGGCGGCTGCCCGCTGGGACCGCGATCGTCGGGGCCTTTCGCGATCGCGCGCCCACGCCGGGCTCGGGTCTGTCCCGGTTGCTGGCCGCGGTGAGCCGGCTGCCCGGCCATCGCCGGTTCCGGCTCGGCCCGCTCGACCTGGCCGCGGTGGCCGAGCTGATCCGCCAGGAGACAGGTCACGAGGCCAGCGCGGCTGTCGTCCGATCCGTTCTCGCCCGTACCGCCGGCAATGCGTTCTTCGTCCGTGAACTGTCCCGACTCCTCGGTGACGGCGGCGCGTTCGTCGACGGCTCCCGGATACCGTCCACCGTGCGCGACGTCGTCCGGGATCGGATGGGCGGTCTCGACGACCACACGTGCGAACTGCTGCACATCGCCGCGCTGATCGGCCGCGATGTCGACCTCGGACTCCTGGCCCGCGCCGCCGGCGTCGACGCCGCGGACTGCCTCACTAGCCTCGAGCCGCTGCACGCGCTCGGCCTGCTCGAAACCGGGCCGGACGACCCGTTCTCGGTGCGCTTCGCGCACGACATCGTCCGTGAGTCGGTTTCCGAGAGCACCACCGGGCAGCGGGCGATCCTGCTGCATCTGCGCATCGCCGACGCGCTCGAGGCGACCAGGGCCGACGACGACTCCGGCGCCGAACGTCTTGCCTACCATTGTTGGGCCGCCGGCCCCCTCGCCGACGCGGCTCGCACAGCGGAGGCGCTGGTGCGGGCCGGCCGCCGCGCCGCGTCGAAGCTCGCGTTCGACGCCGCCGGCCGGCATCTCCAGGCGGCCGCCCGGATCGCGCGAACGGCGGGGCTCGGCGACCTGGAGTTGTCGGTGCTCACCCTGGTCGCCGTTGTCGCCCGCCGACAGTCACGATTCGACGGTCCGACGTTCGACCTGTTGGAGCGGGCCGAACACCTCGCCCGCATGCGCGGCCGCGAAGCCGATGCCGCCGACTTCCTCTTCATCCGCGTGATGGGCGCCTACACCTTCATGGTGGAGCACCGCGCGACGTTGGCCCGCCGGATGCACGAGCAGGGCCAGGCGTCCTCCGATCCGACCGTCCGGCTCTACGGCCGGTCGGCCTGGGGCCTGCACCTGTGGGATGTCGGCGACATCGGCGAGGCCGTCCGGTCGTTCGCCGGAGACCAGCTCGCCGGGCCGGACACGCTGACCCCGCTGCGCCGCGACGGGAGCATTCCGGGAGAGGGGCCCGGCTGGTGGGCGGTGACGACCGCGTTGCAGGGTGACGTCGAGACGGCGCAGGCCCTCGTCGACACCTGGGACGACCCCGACGACCCTTACGCGGTCTCGGTGTGGACCTATTACACCACCATGATCGCGTCGCTGGCCGGTGATGCGGTCACCGCCCGGCGGGCGGGCGAGCGGTGGAGCCTCGCCGGCCTGGACCGCCTCAATATGCAGATTGACCACTACATCCGACAGAACTGGTGCTGGGCCCGGGCCCTGACCGGCGACCGTCCGGCCGACGCCGCGGCCGAGGCCGAGGAACTCCTGACGGCCAACCTGCTCGACCCGCCCCGCTGGGGAATCGCCTACCACCACGGGTTGATCGCCGAGATGTGGCTGGCGGCCGGCCTGCCCGACCAGGCCGCCGTCGCACTCGACCGCGCCGAGCAGGCCCTCGACGCCGTCGGCCAGCGCTACGCCGAGGGACTGTTGCTGCTGCTGCGGGCGCGTCTGCTCGACGCCCGCGGTGAACCCGTCAGCGCGGTGCGGACGGCCGCTCAACGGGCTCGCGCGCACTCCGCCGAGCGCGGGGCCCACCTCTTCGCCCGCCGGGCCGAGTTGTTCCTCTCCGGTCTCGCACCATCCGCACCACCGCGTACGCCGCCAGGATCGCCAACAGGCTCGGTGCGCCGACGGTCCACGCGGTCCTGA
- a CDS encoding DUF6069 family protein: MSDTGAGAGRFRGLVGTGLLATLAAMVATTLAAALARAVGVDFEVPDGGETIPLPGFAVVTGFFSLVGIVIAAALRRWSARPAVLWVRTAVSLTAISLLAPLLSGANAATTAALLLLHLVPAAVVIPTLARTVHHGQTQRAGNPLPINEWSGDH; encoded by the coding sequence ATGAGTGACACCGGGGCCGGCGCGGGCCGATTCCGCGGGCTGGTCGGCACCGGCCTCCTCGCCACGCTCGCGGCGATGGTGGCGACCACCCTCGCCGCCGCGCTCGCCCGGGCCGTTGGCGTCGACTTCGAGGTCCCGGACGGTGGCGAGACGATCCCGTTGCCCGGGTTCGCCGTGGTGACCGGCTTCTTCTCGCTCGTGGGCATCGTCATCGCCGCCGCGCTTCGTCGTTGGAGCGCCCGCCCCGCCGTGCTGTGGGTGCGGACGGCGGTGTCGCTGACCGCGATCTCGTTGCTCGCGCCCCTGCTCTCCGGCGCGAACGCCGCCACCACCGCCGCCCTCCTGTTGTTACACCTCGTTCCCGCGGCGGTGGTGATTCCCACCCTGGCGCGCACCGTCCATCATGGACAAACGCAGCGGGCCGGAAATCCGCTACCCATAAACGAATGGAGCGGCGATCATTAA
- a CDS encoding cyclase family protein: MTGATVADLPDNWGRWGADDELGTLNLITDEVRAKAAAEVRVGRWASLARPITPNPMVSGPFAPTTVDVSPVQHLMSHTGVGVAADLMMVTNHHVKSTHIDALAHWSHDGEVYPGRPRAQVVTAEGVTHASTTAFAAGIVTRGVLLDLAVDGPLAPAYAVSSHDLDQAEKRQGVEVEPGDALVVRLGWPSTPVPGTPTPGITVDAVRWMHRRGVAVFAGDRGDAFPPLDSDGPSPLHAVGLGRLAMPLIDAVHLDDLAALCASLERYTFLLTIAPPRIHGLTGVPVNPIALF, from the coding sequence ATGACTGGTGCGACTGTTGCTGACCTGCCGGACAACTGGGGCCGGTGGGGGGCCGACGACGAGCTCGGGACGCTCAACCTCATCACCGACGAGGTGCGCGCGAAGGCCGCCGCGGAGGTGCGGGTCGGACGGTGGGCGTCGCTGGCCCGGCCGATCACGCCCAACCCGATGGTCAGCGGTCCGTTCGCACCGACGACCGTCGACGTCTCCCCCGTCCAGCACCTGATGTCACACACCGGTGTCGGGGTGGCGGCCGATCTGATGATGGTCACCAACCACCACGTGAAGTCGACCCACATCGACGCACTCGCGCACTGGTCGCACGACGGCGAGGTCTATCCCGGTCGGCCGCGGGCCCAGGTCGTGACCGCCGAGGGTGTGACACACGCGTCGACAACGGCGTTCGCCGCGGGAATCGTGACGCGGGGTGTTCTGCTCGACCTCGCCGTGGACGGGCCGCTTGCCCCCGCTTACGCGGTGAGTTCCCACGACCTCGACCAGGCCGAGAAGCGCCAGGGCGTCGAGGTGGAACCCGGCGACGCGCTGGTCGTGCGACTCGGCTGGCCGTCCACACCGGTGCCAGGCACGCCGACGCCGGGCATCACGGTCGACGCGGTGCGCTGGATGCACCGCCGCGGCGTCGCGGTCTTCGCCGGCGACCGTGGAGACGCGTTTCCGCCGCTGGACTCGGACGGCCCTTCGCCGCTGCACGCGGTCGGCCTGGGCCGGCTGGCGATGCCGCTGATAGACGCGGTCCACCTCGACGACCTGGCAGCGCTCTGCGCGAGCCTGGAGCGCTACACCTTTCTGCTCACGATCGCCCCGCCGCGCATCCACGGCCTGACCGGCGTCCCGGTCAACCCCATCGCCCTGTTCTGA
- a CDS encoding ArsR/SmtB family transcription factor, with protein sequence MVHRQFAALGDPTRLAIVERLVRGPTSAGDLAAPTSMSLPAVLKHLRVLEEAGLVTTIKRGRVRECRLRDDALVAVATWTAQQQALWSTRLDALGTLLEDT encoded by the coding sequence ATGGTTCACCGTCAGTTCGCGGCCCTGGGCGACCCGACCCGCCTGGCCATCGTCGAGCGGCTCGTCCGCGGGCCGACCTCCGCCGGTGACCTCGCGGCGCCGACGTCGATGTCGCTGCCCGCCGTGCTCAAGCACCTCCGGGTGCTCGAGGAGGCGGGGTTGGTGACGACGATCAAACGCGGTCGCGTACGCGAGTGCCGGCTGCGCGATGACGCCCTCGTCGCCGTAGCCACCTGGACCGCACAGCAGCAGGCGCTCTGGTCGACCCGGCTGGACGCTCTCGGCACCCTCCTGGAGGACACGTGA
- the mraY gene encoding phospho-N-acetylmuramoyl-pentapeptide-transferase — translation MRAVIVSAAVAFFISLFGTPVAIRVFTALKAGQPIRSIGPSTHQTKKGTPTMGGVAFIVATVIAYVAGHLALTTLPERQIAQEGPTMTALVLLGLFVFCGVVGFFDDFLKVRRRNSDGLSAKGKLLGQAIVGGGFGVAALYVASTNGQTVASEHISLIRDISWLDVGKVGSVLVFVFVITAMSNGVNLTDGLDGLATGASVLVLGAYALIGFWQYRHWCADEAYASANTYCYQVRDPLEIALIAAAAAAACLGFLWWNTSPARIFMGDVGSLGLGGLIGGLAVATRTTLLSIIIGGLFVLITTTWVIQIVSFRTTGRRVFRMVPLHHHFELGGWSEINIVIRFWIVAGVCVAVGLGLFYSDYLAVVERLR, via the coding sequence GTGAGGGCGGTCATCGTCTCGGCCGCGGTCGCGTTCTTCATCTCCCTGTTCGGCACGCCGGTGGCGATCCGCGTCTTCACCGCGCTCAAGGCCGGCCAGCCGATCCGATCCATCGGGCCGTCCACCCATCAGACCAAGAAGGGCACACCCACGATGGGTGGCGTCGCGTTCATCGTGGCGACCGTCATCGCCTACGTCGCGGGGCACCTCGCCCTGACCACCCTGCCCGAGCGGCAGATAGCGCAGGAGGGGCCGACCATGACGGCCCTGGTCCTGCTCGGGCTGTTCGTCTTCTGCGGCGTGGTCGGCTTCTTCGACGACTTCCTCAAGGTGCGCCGGCGCAACTCCGACGGACTGTCCGCCAAGGGCAAGCTGCTCGGCCAGGCGATCGTCGGAGGCGGGTTCGGCGTCGCCGCGCTCTATGTGGCCAGCACCAACGGCCAGACCGTGGCCAGCGAGCACATCTCGCTCATCCGCGACATCAGCTGGCTCGACGTCGGCAAGGTCGGCTCGGTGCTCGTTTTCGTCTTCGTGATCACGGCGATGTCCAACGGCGTCAACCTCACCGACGGCCTCGACGGCCTGGCCACCGGCGCGTCGGTCCTGGTGCTCGGTGCGTACGCGCTGATCGGCTTCTGGCAATACCGGCACTGGTGCGCCGACGAGGCGTACGCGAGCGCGAACACCTACTGCTACCAGGTCCGGGACCCCCTGGAGATCGCCCTGATCGCGGCCGCGGCGGCCGCCGCCTGCCTGGGCTTCCTGTGGTGGAACACGTCTCCCGCGCGGATCTTCATGGGTGACGTCGGCTCGCTCGGGCTCGGCGGCCTGATCGGCGGGCTCGCGGTGGCGACCCGCACCACGCTGCTGTCGATCATCATCGGCGGGCTTTTCGTCCTCATCACGACGACCTGGGTGATCCAGATCGTCTCGTTCCGGACCACCGGTCGACGGGTCTTCCGGATGGTGCCGTTGCACCACCACTTCGAGCTGGGTGGCTGGAGCGAGATCAATATTGTGATCAGGTTCTGGATCGTGGCCGGCGTCTGCGTGGCCGTCGGACTGGGCCTGTTCTACTCGGACTACCTGGCGGTCGTCGAGCGCCTGCGGTAA